The DNA sequence CCGGCCCAGGCGCCCGGCGTGTCGATCATGGTGATGATCGGCACGTGGAACTTCGCGGCCAGCTTCATGAGGCGCAGCGCCTTGCGGTAGCCCTCGGGGTGCGGCATGCCGAAGTTGCGGTGCAGGTTCTCCTTGGTGTCGCGACCGCGCTGCTGGCCGATCACCATCACCGTCTCGCCATCGAGCCGCGCCCAACCGCCGACGATGGAGGGATCGTCGCGGAAGGCGCGATCGCCGTGCAGTTCGATGAAGTCGCTGAACGCGAGGCGCAGGTAGTCGAGGGTGAAGGGCCGGCGGGCCGAGCGCGCGACCTGCACGCGCTGCAGCGGCGTGAGGTTCTTGTAGACCTCCGCGCGCATCTCTCCGAGCTTGGCCTGCAACGGGGCGATCTGCGCGTTGACGTCGAGCTTCTGCTCCTCGGCGACGCGGCGGACCTCCTCGATCTGCTTCTCGAGTTCGGCGAGCGGCTTTTCGAATTCCAGTGCGGACGTACCCATTTCAGCTCCCGCGCACGAGGCGCACCCGCTCCGGGCCCAGGAGGGCGCGGAGCTCCAGCAGGGCCGGGCCAGCGGTGGACAGCTTCAGGGAGCTCGACCGCAGGCGGGCCGGGCTCCCATCCGGACCCTTCCAACGTAGCTCCAACGGGGCCGAACCGGGATGGGCGTCGGCCACGGCGCGGACGTCCTGCATGACCGCCACGGGCAAGCCGGCGGCCGGATCCAGCTCCAGCGAGATGGCGAACTGGCCGGTGGCGCGCAGTTCGGCGAGCCGCGTGATGGACTCGACGATGAACGTCGGGTTGTCGGCGCCTTGGTCGCGGCGCCCGTAGGCGCCCTTGATGAGCACCGGGATGTCCGTCTGCACGCGGTCGCTCATGGCCGCCCACGCCTCGGGGAAGACGAGGATCTCGGCTGTGCCGGAGAAGTCCTCCACGACCAAGCGCGCGAACTCGTTGCCGGACTTCTTGGAGATCTGCCGCTTCACGCTGGTGACGACGCCGGCCAGCGCCATCGACTCGGCGCTCCAGGTGCCCAGCTGGTTCACCTGATGCGTGGCGAGCAGTTCGCACTCGGCGCGGAACGGCTCGAGTGGATGGCCGGAGATGTAGAAGCCGAGGATGGCCTTCTCCTGCGTGAGGCGCTCGCTCTCCGTGAACTCCTTCACGTTGGGCAGCGTGGGCACCAGCGGCGCGCTCGGCGTCTCGGAGGGATCACCGCCGAGGTCCCCGAACAAGGAACCTTGTCCGGTGGCGATCTCCGCCTGCGCCAGCGAGGCATGCTGCATGGCGCCATCGAGCGCGGCGAGGAACTGCGCGCGGTGGCCCGGTAGGTTGTCGAGCGCGCCGGCGTGGATCAGCGCTTCGAAGACGCGCTTGTTGCAGACGCGCAGGTCCACGCGCTCACAGAGATCGTAGAGCGAGGTGAACGGCTTCTCGCTGCGGGCCGCGATGATGCTCTCGGCCGCCGAGTGGCCGACGTTGCGGATGGCGCCGAGCCCAAAACGAATGCGCGTGTCGCCGACGACGGTGAACTTCCAGCCGGATTCGTTGACGTCGGGGGCGAGGATCTCGAGGCCTAAGTCGCGGGCCTCGTTGATGTACTTCACCACGGCGTCGGTGTCCCCGATGGACGCCGAGAGCACGGCGGCCATGAACTCGGGCGCGTAGTGCGCCTTGAGATAGGCCGTGTGGTACGAGAGGACCGAGTAGGCGACCGAGTGCGACTTGTTGAAGCCGTAGCGGCCGAAGGTCTCGATCTGCGCGGAGATGTCCTCGATGACCTTCGCCGGGAATCCGTTGGCGATGGCCTTCTGCGAGAACTTGCCGAGCTCGGCCTTGATGAGCTCGGCGTCCTTCTTGCCGACGGCTTTGCGCAGCACGTCGGCTTCGGCGAGCGAGATGCCCGCCAAACGCTGCGCGATACGCATCACCTGTTCTTGGTAGGTGATGACGCCGTAGGTGGGCGCGAGGATCTCTTCCAGCTCGGGGAGCTGGTAGGTCACGGGCTCCTCGCCCTTCTTGCGCCGCTGGTAGACCTTGTGCATGCCGGCGTCGAGCGGGCCGGGGCGCATCAGCGCGTTCGAGGCGACCAGGTCGTCGAAGCGGTCGGCGCGCATGGCGCGGACCATCTCGGTGGCCAGCGGCGATTCGAACTGGAACACGCCGGCGGTGCGGCCGGCGCGCAGCATGCGATACGTGGGCTCGTCATCGAGCGCGAGCGCGTCGAGGTCGATGTCCACGCCGCGGCGCTCCTTGATGGCCTTCACCGCATCCGTGAGGATGGTGAGCGTGGTGAGGCCGAGGAAGTCCATCTTGAGCATGCCCGCCTTTTCCAGCGCGACCATGTCGTACTGCGTGACGACGACGCGCTCGTCGTTGCCCGAGCCGGAGCCCTTGGACTCCTGCGTGCAGACGGGGACGTACTCCTCGAGCGGACCCGGCGCGATGACGATGCCGGCGGCATGGACGCCGGCGTGGCGCGAGAGGCCTTCGAGCGAGATGGCGAAGTCGAAGAGCTGCGCGTGGCGCTCGTCCTGCTCGTAGAGCTTGCGGACTTCCGGGACCTTCTCGATCGCCTCGGCGACGGTGAGCGAGAAGTTCGGCGCATTGGGGATGAGCTTCGCGATCGCGTCGGTCTCGGCCGGCGTGAAGCCGAGCACACGGCCGACGTCCTTGATGCAGGCGCGGGACTTGAGCGTGCCGAAGGTGATGATCTGGCCGACGGACTCGCGCCCGTACTTGTCGCGCACGTACTCGATGACTTCGCCGCGGCGTTCTTCGCAGAAGTCCACGTCGATGTCGGGCATCGAGACGCGTTCCGGATTCAGGAAACGCTCGAACAGCAGGT is a window from the Pseudogemmatithrix spongiicola genome containing:
- a CDS encoding acetyl-CoA carboxylase carboxyltransferase subunit alpha, with protein sequence MGTSALEFEKPLAELEKQIEEVRRVAEEQKLDVNAQIAPLQAKLGEMRAEVYKNLTPLQRVQVARSARRPFTLDYLRLAFSDFIELHGDRAFRDDPSIVGGWARLDGETVMVIGQQRGRDTKENLHRNFGMPHPEGYRKALRLMKLAAKFHVPIITMIDTPGAWAGLGAEERGQSEAIARNLFEMSMLEVPIIAIVIGEGGSGGALALGVADKILMFEHSVYSVITVEGCAAILWKDGKSVEMREKAAQSLKITAPDLVELKVIDEVLPEPAGGAHADHAAAAKTLHDAVVRHLDELKGLKPDKLVRKRREKYLKMGAFTE
- the dnaE gene encoding DNA polymerase III subunit alpha produces the protein MGFVHLHTHSEYSLLDGANRIDDLIARAQEFEQPALAITDHGNLHAAWEFQEKAKKAKLKPIIGMEAYVARGDRRDRSRAAAGEKNYYHLVLLARDLEGYRNLVKLSSLGYTEGFYGKPRVDRELLARHNSGLIVSSACMAGEVAQHLLEDRYDEAKAVAAWYAEVFKDRYHLEVQAHEAGEQQKLNKLIFKLAEEMNLPVVATNDAHFLKAEDHDAHDVLLCIGLKKDRLDADRMRYDRGLYFKSAPEIQAHFKGRTDVLENTLKIADEVNVVFDKKYYVPSFPLPAGVSSENDFLVKLATDGAKQRYGDPLPADVKERLDYELGVITKTGYAGYFLITADFIKAARDRGIPVGPGRGSAAGSLVAYATGITNVCPLKFDLLFERFLNPERVSMPDIDVDFCEERRGEVIEYVRDKYGRESVGQIITFGTLKSRACIKDVGRVLGFTPAETDAIAKLIPNAPNFSLTVAEAIEKVPEVRKLYEQDERHAQLFDFAISLEGLSRHAGVHAAGIVIAPGPLEEYVPVCTQESKGSGSGNDERVVVTQYDMVALEKAGMLKMDFLGLTTLTILTDAVKAIKERRGVDIDLDALALDDEPTYRMLRAGRTAGVFQFESPLATEMVRAMRADRFDDLVASNALMRPGPLDAGMHKVYQRRKKGEEPVTYQLPELEEILAPTYGVITYQEQVMRIAQRLAGISLAEADVLRKAVGKKDAELIKAELGKFSQKAIANGFPAKVIEDISAQIETFGRYGFNKSHSVAYSVLSYHTAYLKAHYAPEFMAAVLSASIGDTDAVVKYINEARDLGLEILAPDVNESGWKFTVVGDTRIRFGLGAIRNVGHSAAESIIAARSEKPFTSLYDLCERVDLRVCNKRVFEALIHAGALDNLPGHRAQFLAALDGAMQHASLAQAEIATGQGSLFGDLGGDPSETPSAPLVPTLPNVKEFTESERLTQEKAILGFYISGHPLEPFRAECELLATHQVNQLGTWSAESMALAGVVTSVKRQISKKSGNEFARLVVEDFSGTAEILVFPEAWAAMSDRVQTDIPVLIKGAYGRRDQGADNPTFIVESITRLAELRATGQFAISLELDPAAGLPVAVMQDVRAVADAHPGSAPLELRWKGPDGSPARLRSSSLKLSTAGPALLELRALLGPERVRLVRGS